A portion of the Edaphobacter lichenicola genome contains these proteins:
- a CDS encoding UDP-glucuronic acid decarboxylase family protein: protein MSRMILVTGAAGFLGSHLCDLLLAEGNSVIGVDNLSTGNVANLSHLKSESRFNLRELDICQPFDVGKVDFVFNFASPASPVDYTRLGVETLLVGSAGTINTLEIARKYGAGYLHASTSECYGDPEVHPQVESYWGNVNPIGPRSVYDEAKRFSEATVMAYHRYHGVDTHLVRIFNTYGPRLQANDGRVISNLMVQALRGEPLTIYGDGSQTRSFCYVSDLIEGIVLLSRSQEHLPVNIGNPVEWTILECAREILDVTGSKSEIILKPLPQDDPTRRRPDITKARTLLGWEPKVKLRQGLENSLEYFRSCIASLV from the coding sequence ATGTCTCGAATGATTCTTGTCACAGGAGCCGCAGGTTTTCTTGGTTCGCATCTATGCGACTTATTGCTTGCTGAAGGAAACTCTGTCATCGGTGTCGACAACCTGAGCACTGGTAACGTCGCCAATCTGAGCCACCTCAAGAGCGAGAGCCGCTTCAACCTTCGCGAGTTGGACATCTGCCAGCCGTTCGATGTCGGCAAGGTAGATTTCGTCTTCAACTTCGCATCGCCTGCAAGCCCTGTCGACTACACCCGTCTCGGGGTTGAGACGCTGCTGGTGGGGTCGGCAGGCACCATCAACACACTCGAGATCGCACGCAAATATGGCGCCGGATATCTTCATGCCTCTACCTCCGAGTGCTACGGTGATCCCGAAGTGCATCCCCAGGTGGAGTCCTATTGGGGAAACGTCAATCCGATTGGTCCACGTTCGGTCTATGACGAAGCGAAGCGCTTCTCCGAAGCTACGGTAATGGCCTATCACCGTTATCACGGCGTGGACACCCACCTCGTCCGCATCTTTAATACATACGGTCCACGGCTTCAAGCCAACGACGGTCGCGTCATCTCCAATCTTATGGTGCAGGCACTGCGCGGTGAACCACTGACTATCTATGGAGACGGGTCGCAGACGCGTAGCTTTTGCTACGTCTCCGACCTCATCGAGGGCATCGTGCTCTTATCCCGTTCGCAGGAGCATCTACCTGTGAACATTGGCAATCCTGTTGAGTGGACCATCCTGGAGTGCGCTCGCGAGATCCTTGATGTTACCGGATCCAAGTCGGAGATCATTCTCAAGCCTTTGCCACAGGATGACCCGACACGACGCCGTCCTGACATTACCAAGGCGAGGACCCTTCTTGGCTGGGAGCCAAAGGTCAAGCTGCGGCAGGGTCTGGAAAATTCGCTCGAATATTTCAGGAGCTGCATCGCTTCGCTGGTATAG
- a CDS encoding UDP-glucose dehydrogenase family protein produces the protein MTEDVKIAVVGSGYVGLVAAVCFAEMGHDVICVDNDERKVAALQGGDSLIHENFLPELLGKYRNTKVRFMTDLAEATRECEAIFIAVGTPQSEAGDADLSYVEAVACEIARSLTSYKVIVEKSTVPVYTNEWVTRSMERNGVARHLFDVVSNPEFLREGTAVCDFLHPDRIVVGADSDRAAEVLQRIYRPLTSGAYYTRANAIEGVCNESEPPELLMTSTKSAEIIKHASNAFLALKISFINAVSNLCEATNANVEQVARGMGLDTRIGPRFLRPGIGYGGSCFPKDVAAFRSVAEQLGIDFNLLTEVEKINSQQKKRFLNKVRSALWTLRGKRIGVLGLAFKGETDDIRESPAIEVVEMLLAEGCSVTAYDPAAMKRTEEVLPASRSLRYVSDAYAAAEDADALLILTDWAEFASLDLGQLNKTLRYPIIIDGRNMYDPPTMVKHGFTYLSIGRPAAYPVRDLSPALSAHS, from the coding sequence ATGACGGAAGACGTTAAGATTGCGGTTGTTGGATCTGGTTACGTGGGTCTTGTAGCTGCTGTTTGTTTTGCAGAGATGGGCCACGATGTCATTTGTGTGGATAATGATGAGCGTAAAGTTGCCGCTCTCCAGGGAGGTGACTCTCTTATTCACGAAAACTTCCTTCCTGAGCTGTTGGGGAAATACCGTAACACTAAAGTTCGTTTCATGACCGATCTCGCCGAGGCCACTCGCGAGTGCGAAGCCATCTTTATCGCTGTGGGCACCCCGCAAAGCGAGGCAGGCGATGCGGACCTGTCGTACGTTGAAGCGGTTGCCTGCGAGATTGCCCGTTCGCTCACCAGCTATAAGGTGATCGTCGAAAAAAGTACAGTGCCTGTTTACACCAACGAGTGGGTTACACGCTCGATGGAGCGCAACGGGGTAGCGCGGCACCTGTTCGATGTCGTTTCCAATCCCGAATTTCTGCGTGAGGGAACAGCGGTCTGCGACTTCCTTCACCCTGATCGCATCGTGGTCGGCGCCGACAGCGACCGCGCGGCAGAGGTTCTCCAGAGAATCTATCGTCCTCTGACCAGCGGCGCCTACTACACCCGCGCCAACGCGATCGAGGGCGTCTGCAATGAGTCCGAACCGCCGGAGCTTCTGATGACCTCGACCAAGAGTGCGGAGATTATCAAACATGCCTCCAATGCCTTTCTTGCGTTGAAGATCTCGTTCATCAACGCGGTCTCGAATCTCTGCGAAGCGACCAACGCAAACGTGGAGCAGGTTGCCCGCGGCATGGGCCTCGACACCCGCATTGGACCGCGGTTTCTTCGTCCCGGCATCGGTTATGGTGGCTCCTGCTTTCCCAAAGATGTAGCGGCTTTTCGCTCGGTCGCAGAGCAACTCGGTATTGACTTCAATCTGCTCACCGAGGTCGAAAAGATAAACAGCCAGCAGAAGAAGCGATTCCTCAACAAAGTGCGCTCCGCTCTGTGGACTCTTCGCGGCAAGCGAATCGGCGTTCTCGGCCTGGCGTTCAAGGGCGAGACCGACGATATCCGCGAATCACCCGCGATCGAAGTTGTGGAGATGCTTCTTGCAGAGGGCTGCTCGGTTACTGCATACGATCCTGCTGCGATGAAACGAACGGAGGAGGTTCTTCCTGCCAGTCGAAGCCTTCGCTATGTAAGCGATGCTTACGCCGCAGCAGAAGACGCTGACGCTCTTCTCATCCTGACGGATTGGGCTGAGTTTGCCTCGCTTGATCTGGGCCAACTCAACAAGACCCTTCGGTATCCAATTATTATCGACGGCCGCAATATGTATGATCCGCCTACGATGGTGAAGCACGGGTTTACCTATCTCAGTATCGGCAGACCTGCAGCGTATCCGGTAAGAGATTTATCTCCTGCATTATCCGCTCACAGCTAA
- a CDS encoding GumC family protein, whose amino-acid sequence MGSQNTQPPLVGVPESNQAGFSTTVTDTTLSEALIVLRKRKLILIIAVLLGLVYGIYTAESQPKLYEAYGRIQVRSGSSNEYRVNPIQGAGGDYNSKMLTEIEILKSDSLMLKVCRDLDLSNNRDFVEEKGPLPHTSLDDGETRQITVHRLQSNLHVTLVNKTDIIRISYSSLNPKLSADIVNKVISEYIQRSYQTRFASSQQVSVWLSGTLQDLKQQVETSQEQMMDLQRRLGILGFDPTHNQISASLDDLAKAAGAAKLARIIAEARYRVINGMDPNTIEGSIETTPGTATGELSGLRTQLAASKANYATLESSLGPNHPQSKALKAQIDEYTKEIDQEQNRLIVQAKENYVIARANEDQTTAALEAQKSDAYKLRDQLVEYTLREREFEANRTLYDSLQQRLRTASVQSGLESLEIDVVDQALPPAKPVLRPQSTVILTALVFSLLAGIILAFLMESLDTGLRSIAEIESITELPSLAIIPRARRSSVDQAGTLTTAQRNIGILTQPKSQFAEAFRSLRTSLLLSNTTHPPKYIVLTSATPSEGKTTAASNLAAILAQRDTRVLLIDGDLRRPNVHHRFGLNGKIGLTTVLTGATTLEDTVQRVPEIPNLDILPSGPVPPFPTEMLSSAAMDAILKRCGEIYNYIVIDSPPILSVTDGVILARQADAVVLVVRHGKSSKHVVRRARDLLLRSGAAITGIVLNAVDLNSPEYYGYYGYSGYSYASVDSDSWESKTPAAADKNESGETER is encoded by the coding sequence ATGGGTTCTCAAAATACGCAGCCGCCTCTTGTGGGTGTTCCGGAGTCGAACCAGGCAGGGTTCAGCACGACCGTTACAGATACAACATTGTCCGAAGCGCTGATTGTGCTGCGGAAACGTAAGTTGATCTTAATCATTGCCGTGCTGCTTGGGCTTGTCTATGGAATCTATACGGCAGAATCGCAACCCAAACTCTACGAAGCATACGGCCGGATTCAGGTAAGGTCGGGATCATCCAACGAATACAGAGTCAACCCTATCCAGGGCGCGGGCGGCGACTACAACTCGAAGATGTTGACCGAGATTGAGATTCTGAAGAGCGATTCCCTGATGTTAAAGGTGTGTCGCGACCTCGATCTGTCCAACAACCGTGACTTTGTCGAGGAGAAGGGACCTCTTCCCCACACCTCGTTGGACGATGGCGAGACCAGGCAGATCACGGTTCATCGTCTTCAAAGTAATCTGCATGTCACCCTGGTTAATAAAACCGATATCATTCGCATCAGTTACAGCAGCCTGAACCCGAAGCTTTCTGCTGACATCGTCAATAAAGTCATCTCGGAATATATTCAGCGCAGCTACCAGACTCGGTTTGCCTCCTCACAACAGGTTTCCGTCTGGCTCTCCGGCACTCTTCAGGACTTGAAGCAACAGGTGGAGACATCGCAGGAACAGATGATGGACCTGCAACGCCGGCTGGGCATTCTGGGTTTTGATCCCACGCACAATCAGATCAGCGCTTCTCTGGACGACCTTGCGAAAGCAGCGGGAGCCGCCAAGCTGGCGCGAATCATAGCCGAAGCACGGTACCGCGTTATCAACGGAATGGATCCGAATACGATCGAAGGTTCGATCGAGACGACCCCGGGAACTGCCACCGGAGAACTCAGCGGATTACGCACACAGCTTGCTGCCTCCAAAGCGAACTATGCAACGTTGGAGTCATCGCTTGGACCAAACCATCCTCAATCGAAGGCCCTGAAGGCTCAGATCGATGAGTACACCAAAGAGATTGATCAGGAACAGAATCGCCTGATCGTGCAGGCAAAAGAAAACTACGTCATCGCGCGTGCGAACGAAGATCAAACCACTGCCGCTCTCGAGGCGCAGAAGTCAGATGCATACAAGCTTCGAGATCAGCTCGTGGAGTACACGCTGCGTGAGCGTGAGTTCGAGGCAAATCGCACCTTGTACGACAGTCTCCAGCAACGTCTTCGGACTGCGAGCGTCCAGTCGGGTCTGGAATCGTTGGAGATCGACGTTGTCGATCAAGCGTTGCCGCCTGCAAAGCCGGTTTTGCGTCCTCAGTCGACGGTCATTCTTACTGCGCTTGTCTTCAGTCTGCTGGCGGGCATCATTCTGGCCTTCCTTATGGAGAGTCTGGACACCGGACTACGCAGCATCGCGGAGATCGAAAGCATCACCGAGCTTCCATCACTGGCCATCATTCCGCGGGCACGTCGCTCTTCTGTCGACCAGGCAGGAACCCTGACCACCGCCCAACGAAATATCGGTATATTGACTCAGCCGAAGTCTCAGTTTGCAGAAGCCTTCCGCTCCTTGCGAACCTCGCTGCTGCTATCGAATACCACGCATCCGCCCAAGTACATTGTGCTGACCAGTGCCACGCCGTCTGAAGGCAAGACGACAGCAGCAAGCAATCTAGCCGCGATCCTCGCACAGCGAGACACACGTGTCCTGCTGATCGACGGAGACCTTCGCCGGCCGAACGTTCATCACCGGTTTGGTTTGAACGGCAAGATCGGCCTAACGACTGTGCTGACCGGAGCGACTACGTTGGAGGACACCGTTCAACGCGTTCCCGAGATTCCGAACCTCGACATTCTCCCCAGCGGCCCGGTTCCGCCTTTCCCGACAGAGATGTTGAGTTCCGCCGCGATGGACGCCATCCTGAAGCGCTGCGGAGAGATCTACAACTACATTGTCATCGACTCCCCACCAATTCTCTCCGTCACCGACGGTGTCATCCTGGCACGCCAGGCAGACGCTGTAGTGCTCGTGGTCCGTCACGGCAAATCAAGTAAACATGTCGTCCGCAGAGCTCGGGATCTGCTGCTGCGCTCTGGTGCTGCCATCACCGGCATCGTCCTCAACGCGGTCGATCTCAACTCGCCGGAGTACTACGGATACTACGGGTATTCGGGCTACTCCTATGCAAGCGTGGACTCTGATAGCTGGGAGTCGAAGACGCCCGCCGCAGCCGATAAGAACGAGTCCGGGGAGACAGAGCGATGA
- a CDS encoding polysaccharide biosynthesis/export family protein, whose translation MKQEKKYLRIDLAPRLMQRLLGRKVWIAFAIVLLSAAACPVAEAQFSGPALGIDTQVNPPLTITTDPAILFPSKRDIYLGDGDLISVHLFANADYAPTVRVGLDGVIQLPLIGNVQVQGLTLNQAQDLIADKLKAAEMFRDPQVSIQIMESPNQVCTVIGELHGVVPILGERRLFDVLAAVGGGSGGGIGVTTIVVGGGGLPSTASHIITINRYGAAQPIVVDLGTDPAKSAMANIPIFPRDTIVVPRVGVVYMLGAFKTQGAIPLQQNSPITLMKVTALAGGNLFEGSSGDLRIIRTTGLTRQVVRVDLKRIIRGQDPDPVLQAEDIVFLPTNPMKAAISSGGVSTLLGIASILILAIQQR comes from the coding sequence ATGAAGCAGGAAAAAAAATATCTCCGGATCGATCTGGCACCGCGGCTTATGCAGCGTCTTCTCGGCAGGAAAGTGTGGATTGCGTTCGCCATCGTTCTTCTATCAGCCGCAGCCTGCCCTGTTGCGGAGGCACAGTTCAGCGGCCCCGCGCTTGGGATCGACACACAGGTCAATCCGCCACTGACAATAACGACGGATCCCGCTATCCTGTTTCCGTCAAAACGAGACATCTACTTAGGCGACGGGGACCTCATCTCGGTCCATCTTTTCGCCAACGCAGACTATGCGCCAACCGTCCGCGTCGGCCTCGATGGCGTGATCCAACTGCCGCTGATTGGCAACGTTCAGGTGCAGGGACTGACCCTCAATCAAGCTCAGGATCTCATCGCGGACAAGCTCAAGGCCGCGGAGATGTTCCGCGATCCTCAAGTGTCGATTCAAATCATGGAGTCGCCAAATCAAGTCTGCACCGTCATCGGTGAGCTTCATGGCGTCGTTCCTATCCTCGGCGAAAGACGCCTGTTCGACGTCCTGGCTGCAGTCGGCGGAGGCAGCGGCGGAGGTATCGGGGTCACAACGATCGTGGTCGGCGGCGGCGGCCTGCCCTCTACCGCAAGCCACATCATTACGATCAACCGTTACGGTGCGGCACAGCCAATCGTTGTCGATCTCGGAACGGATCCAGCCAAGAGTGCGATGGCAAACATACCAATCTTCCCGCGCGACACCATCGTCGTGCCGCGAGTCGGTGTGGTTTACATGCTTGGAGCGTTCAAGACACAGGGAGCAATCCCGCTGCAACAAAACTCACCGATCACATTGATGAAGGTCACCGCGCTAGCAGGCGGAAACCTCTTTGAAGGAAGTTCGGGCGATCTTCGAATCATTCGCACGACCGGGCTCACTCGGCAGGTGGTACGCGTCGACCTCAAACGGATCATCCGTGGCCAGGACCCCGACCCAGTATTGCAGGCAGAAGACATCGTCTTCCTGCCGACAAATCCGATGAAGGCTGCAATCAGTTCGGGCGGAGTTTCCACACTGTTGGGCATCGCATCGATCTTGATTTTAGCCATCCAACAACGCTAG
- a CDS encoding glycosyltransferase family 4 protein, which produces MKKKIRLAYLVSHPIQYQAPLLRRIAQEPDIDLTVFFGSDFSVRGYQDKGFGVDVKWDVPLLDGYRHQFLPVLRDNGTQTVTTPLNYGIFRALRGTAAEHPFDVLWVHGYSTVNALHAILAANALGIPVLVRAESRSTNQKQNIIKRSAKRIFFRALKGLIDGVLPIGTLNAAYWRYYLGDDLPQFLMPYAVDNHYFQSRSQEAVAGREALQRELDLDPSRPVILFASKLQTRKRCQDLVDAYLNLCPGEDVAPHPYLVIVGDGEERSNLEERVKQSGTSGVRFCGFRNQSELPRFFDLATVFVLPSLDEQWGLIVNEVMNAGRAVIVSDDVGCQPDLIADGVEGCVFPAGNVAALTEALRRTITSPATASAMGQRGLERIQTWSYEEDIRGLRQAIATTTRGLLA; this is translated from the coding sequence TTGAAAAAGAAGATAAGGCTGGCCTATTTAGTAAGCCATCCCATTCAATACCAGGCTCCTCTGCTGCGGCGAATCGCACAAGAGCCTGATATCGATCTGACAGTCTTCTTCGGCTCCGATTTTTCCGTTCGCGGCTACCAGGACAAAGGCTTCGGCGTTGACGTGAAGTGGGACGTGCCTCTTCTCGATGGATACCGCCATCAATTTCTCCCCGTACTGCGTGACAACGGAACCCAGACGGTAACGACCCCCCTGAACTACGGCATCTTCAGAGCTCTTCGCGGAACAGCAGCGGAGCACCCGTTCGACGTGCTGTGGGTGCACGGCTACTCAACGGTGAACGCTCTGCACGCGATCCTTGCGGCCAACGCGCTCGGCATTCCAGTTCTCGTCCGCGCCGAATCCCGATCTACCAACCAGAAGCAGAACATCATCAAGCGCAGCGCAAAACGCATCTTCTTCAGAGCTCTGAAGGGTCTGATTGATGGCGTTCTACCCATCGGAACGCTTAATGCGGCCTACTGGCGTTACTATCTGGGCGACGATCTTCCCCAGTTTCTGATGCCGTATGCAGTCGACAATCACTACTTTCAGAGTCGCAGCCAAGAGGCCGTAGCCGGCCGCGAGGCTCTTCAACGCGAACTGGATCTCGACCCATCGCGCCCCGTAATTCTCTTCGCTTCAAAGCTGCAAACGCGCAAGCGTTGTCAGGATCTCGTCGACGCCTATCTCAATCTGTGTCCAGGCGAGGACGTTGCGCCTCACCCCTATCTGGTAATCGTGGGCGACGGAGAGGAACGGTCCAACCTGGAAGAGCGGGTAAAACAGAGTGGCACCAGCGGGGTCCGTTTCTGCGGCTTTCGCAATCAATCAGAGCTGCCGAGGTTCTTCGATCTCGCAACAGTGTTTGTCTTGCCTTCGCTGGACGAGCAGTGGGGCCTGATCGTGAATGAGGTGATGAACGCCGGCCGTGCCGTGATCGTCTCCGACGACGTCGGATGCCAGCCCGACCTGATTGCGGATGGCGTTGAAGGATGCGTCTTTCCCGCAGGCAATGTCGCAGCGCTGACCGAAGCTTTGCGTAGAACAATCACATCGCCTGCGACGGCGAGTGCCATGGGACAGCGTGGATTGGAAAGGATTCAGACGTGGAGCTATGAGGAGGATATACGTGGTCTTCGGCAAGCGATTGCGACGACGACGCGGGGGCTGCTTGCTTGA
- a CDS encoding glycosyltransferase gives MRILHIIGTLNPEAGGPTESVRVLLSYGPIGYTGEVVTLDDPDAPYLRDFAFPVHALGPTNTTYGFNSKLLPWLKNNRHRFDGVVVNGLWQYCGFAAWRTLAGNTPYVVFTHGMLDPYFKHAFPLKHIKKWLYWVPFEYWILRGAYRVLFTSKAEKRLAEQSFWIHRWNAYVVPYGASGPTGDPEVQMRAFFTKCPQAKGKRFLLFLGRIHRKKGCDLLIDAFAKVAATDPDLYLVMAGPDSQNWSAKLKSTAASAGIEDRVYWPGMVTGDAKWGAFFASEAFILPSHQENFGIAVAEALACGKPVLLADKVNIAEEISEDGAGLMELDTPDGTLRLLQGWIGMTVAERQRMAELAYQCFHRRYDMRENAKAIIRLFGTATILTPAAVESE, from the coding sequence ATGCGAATTCTGCACATCATTGGAACCCTGAACCCGGAGGCTGGCGGACCGACGGAGTCCGTCCGGGTTCTGCTGAGCTATGGCCCAATCGGCTATACCGGCGAAGTCGTCACGCTCGACGATCCGGACGCGCCATACCTGAGAGACTTTGCTTTTCCCGTGCATGCCCTCGGCCCCACAAACACTACCTATGGATTCAACTCGAAACTGCTTCCCTGGTTGAAAAATAATCGGCACCGCTTTGACGGCGTCGTGGTGAACGGTCTTTGGCAGTACTGCGGATTCGCCGCATGGCGAACTCTGGCCGGCAATACGCCCTATGTAGTCTTTACCCACGGCATGCTGGATCCGTACTTCAAACACGCCTTCCCGTTGAAGCACATCAAGAAGTGGCTCTACTGGGTTCCGTTCGAATACTGGATTCTGCGTGGCGCCTATCGTGTCCTCTTTACCTCGAAGGCCGAAAAACGGCTGGCCGAGCAGAGCTTCTGGATACATCGTTGGAACGCCTACGTCGTGCCCTATGGCGCCAGCGGACCGACGGGCGACCCCGAGGTTCAGATGCGGGCTTTCTTCACAAAGTGTCCCCAGGCAAAAGGGAAACGCTTCCTGCTCTTTCTCGGGCGCATCCATCGCAAGAAAGGTTGCGACCTTCTCATCGACGCGTTCGCCAAGGTTGCCGCCACCGATCCAGATCTCTATCTCGTCATGGCTGGCCCTGATTCTCAGAACTGGAGTGCGAAGCTGAAGTCCACAGCTGCGAGCGCCGGAATTGAGGATCGAGTCTATTGGCCGGGGATGGTGACAGGCGACGCCAAATGGGGAGCATTCTTTGCCTCGGAGGCGTTCATCCTGCCATCGCACCAGGAAAACTTCGGCATTGCCGTTGCCGAAGCCCTGGCTTGCGGCAAGCCGGTGCTGCTCGCCGACAAGGTGAATATCGCTGAGGAGATCTCGGAAGACGGCGCCGGGCTGATGGAGTTAGACACTCCGGATGGAACGCTGCGACTGCTGCAGGGATGGATCGGGATGACCGTAGCCGAGAGACAGCGCATGGCCGAACTTGCCTACCAGTGCTTCCACCGCCGATACGACATGCGAGAGAATGCGAAGGCAATCATCCGGTTGTTTGGAACCGCCACGATTCTTACCCCCGCTGCGGTTGAATCGGAATAG
- a CDS encoding LbetaH domain-containing protein — MPKQIHYNAADHISAATAADPYLRPAFSFRDRLRRLNWNICWAILYRTSPRPLHSWRSFLLRLFGAQMGQNCHFYPKSKVWAPWNLICADQVTAGDGVEIYNPAPVTLGSHAILSQEAYLCGATHDYDDPAFPLIAYATKIGPYAWVCARASVAPGVNVGEGAVLGLGSVATRTLEAWTVYAGVPAVKVKDRKQFPVGSSDRQ; from the coding sequence ATGCCAAAGCAGATTCACTACAACGCGGCGGACCACATCTCTGCGGCGACAGCTGCGGACCCTTACCTGCGGCCTGCATTCTCCTTTCGCGACCGGCTGCGACGGCTCAACTGGAATATCTGTTGGGCGATACTCTATAGAACGTCACCAAGACCGTTACATTCATGGCGGTCCTTTCTTTTGCGCCTGTTTGGAGCACAGATGGGGCAGAACTGCCACTTCTATCCCAAATCGAAGGTATGGGCACCATGGAACTTGATCTGTGCCGACCAGGTCACCGCAGGAGACGGCGTCGAGATCTACAACCCTGCTCCAGTCACGTTGGGATCGCATGCAATTCTCTCGCAGGAAGCATACCTGTGCGGAGCAACCCACGACTATGACGATCCTGCATTCCCATTGATCGCCTATGCGACGAAGATCGGCCCCTATGCATGGGTGTGTGCGCGGGCTTCCGTAGCGCCCGGCGTCAACGTTGGTGAGGGTGCAGTCCTTGGGCTTGGATCGGTTGCTACACGAACCCTCGAAGCCTGGACCGTCTACGCAGGCGTCCCCGCTGTCAAAGTGAAGGACAGAAAACAATTCCCCGTCGGCTCCTCGGACAGGCAATAG
- a CDS encoding response regulator, with protein MADPTSTATPKPKVLVADDEQVIANTLAIILNQAGFEARAVFSGEKAIELLESFQPDMLISDVIMTGMTGIEAAIITRSKLPKCKILLFSGQAATADLLEKARSQGHEFEILAKPVHPTDLLAKLRG; from the coding sequence ATGGCAGATCCAACATCAACCGCAACACCGAAGCCCAAAGTGCTGGTCGCCGACGACGAGCAGGTGATTGCGAATACTCTGGCAATTATCCTCAACCAGGCAGGCTTCGAGGCACGTGCCGTGTTCAGCGGAGAGAAGGCCATCGAACTACTTGAGAGCTTCCAGCCGGATATGCTGATAAGCGATGTCATTATGACCGGGATGACCGGGATCGAGGCTGCGATCATCACCCGCAGCAAACTGCCGAAGTGTAAGATTCTTCTCTTTTCCGGTCAGGCAGCTACTGCCGATCTGCTCGAAAAGGCCCGCTCGCAGGGGCACGAGTTTGAGATTCTCGCGAAGCCGGTCCACCCCACCGACCTTCTGGCAAAGCTGCGCGGTTAA
- a CDS encoding ABC transporter ATP-binding protein: MQPAIIRAERVEKYYAQPSENRIQVISPTDLSIVRGEIVALLGPSGSGKSTLLRMLTGLSTPSAGEVYWHEKPIATAEVNVSIVFQSFALFPWLTVLENVEAPLKARGMEPVERRKRSKKILDTVGLDGFQAAYPKELSGGMRQRVGFARALVVEPEVLFMDEPFSALDVLTAENLRSELLELWQNNTIPTRAIFIVTHNIEEAVLLADRIIVLGRNPGHVRTDFKVYLQHPRDRKATSFTQLVDYIYKVLTQPDAQPPALPQTSTGKPVRDQRQMHYQMLPHARPGGIAGLLELVLDHNGKDDIYRLADDLAFEIDDLLPIVDAAQLLGFLTVTEGDAAITASGAEYANSEILRQKELFRNAAVENVLLLRQIVRAIESKSDRSVPEDFFHDMLDEQFSEDETLRQLETAIGWGRYAELFDYDASRRRFIQSEKLHHDANAGTTAEIDA, translated from the coding sequence ATGCAGCCAGCCATCATACGCGCCGAACGTGTCGAGAAATATTATGCGCAACCGAGCGAGAATCGCATCCAGGTCATCTCGCCGACCGACCTCTCCATTGTAAGGGGAGAGATCGTTGCATTGCTTGGGCCATCGGGCTCCGGCAAGTCCACGCTGCTCCGCATGTTGACAGGTCTGTCGACCCCCTCCGCGGGTGAAGTCTACTGGCACGAAAAACCCATTGCCACCGCCGAGGTAAACGTTTCAATTGTGTTTCAAAGCTTTGCGCTCTTCCCGTGGCTGACGGTTTTGGAAAATGTCGAAGCCCCCTTGAAAGCCCGAGGCATGGAGCCGGTCGAGCGGCGCAAACGCAGCAAGAAGATCCTCGACACGGTAGGTCTGGACGGCTTTCAGGCCGCCTATCCAAAGGAGCTCTCCGGCGGCATGCGGCAGCGCGTCGGCTTCGCCCGAGCACTCGTCGTAGAGCCCGAAGTCCTCTTCATGGACGAGCCATTCTCCGCACTCGACGTGCTCACGGCGGAGAACCTCCGCAGCGAACTCCTGGAGCTCTGGCAGAACAACACCATCCCGACACGCGCCATCTTCATCGTCACGCACAATATCGAAGAGGCCGTTCTCCTTGCCGACCGCATCATCGTGCTCGGCCGCAACCCCGGCCATGTCCGAACCGACTTCAAGGTTTATCTTCAACATCCACGCGACCGCAAAGCCACATCGTTCACGCAGCTCGTGGACTATATCTACAAGGTCCTCACCCAGCCCGACGCCCAACCCCCCGCGCTGCCGCAAACGTCAACCGGCAAGCCCGTTCGCGACCAGCGTCAAATGCACTACCAGATGCTGCCTCACGCGCGCCCCGGCGGAATCGCGGGTCTGCTCGAACTCGTCCTCGACCACAACGGCAAGGACGACATCTACCGCCTCGCCGACGACCTCGCCTTCGAGATTGACGACCTCCTCCCCATCGTCGACGCCGCTCAACTCCTCGGATTCCTCACCGTCACTGAAGGTGACGCAGCGATCACAGCCAGTGGCGCGGAGTACGCCAACTCGGAGATCCTGCGCCAAAAGGAGCTGTTCCGAAACGCTGCCGTCGAAAACGTACTGCTGCTCCGTCAGATCGTCCGCGCCATCGAATCCAAAAGCGACCGCAGCGTCCCCGAGGACTTCTTTCACGACATGCTCGACGAGCAGTTCAGCGAAGACGAGACACTGCGACAGCTCGAAACGGCGATCGGCTGGGGACGATACGCGGAACTGTTCGACTACGATGCCTCGCGCCGCCGCTTCATCCAATCTGAAAAGCTGCATCACGACGCAAACGCGGGCACCACTGCCGAGATCGACGCATGA